One segment of Salvelinus fontinalis isolate EN_2023a chromosome 12, ASM2944872v1, whole genome shotgun sequence DNA contains the following:
- the LOC129867175 gene encoding C-C motif chemokine 4-like — protein sequence MFTPRLAMLSALVLVLSAITFTEGLRMASGPKKCCFTFADRQIPRGRVVGYTKTSQQCSNPAILFKTQAGRKVCARSSDGWVKDYINFLDSKKSGEQTPLL from the exons ATGTTCACCCCTCGTCTTGCTATGCTGTCTGCGCTTGTTCTGGTACTCAGTGCCATCACTTTTACCGAAG GCCTGCGTATGGCAAGCGGACCGAAGAAATGTTGTTTTACCTTTGCTGATCGTCAAATACCCAGAGGTAGAGTGGTGGGTTACACCAAGACCAGCCAGCAATGCTCCAACCCAGCCATTCT GTTTAAGACTCAGGCGGGGCGAAAGGTGTGTGCCAGGTCCTCAGACGGATGGGTGAAAGACTATATCAACTTCCTGGACAGCAAGAAGTCTGGGGAGCAGACACCACTCCTGTAA